One window of the Branchiostoma lanceolatum isolate klBraLanc5 chromosome 3, klBraLanc5.hap2, whole genome shotgun sequence genome contains the following:
- the LOC136429101 gene encoding uncharacterized protein, translated as MARWAALLLAVAGSLAVCRAQREFTTLWPTTLPPTTPEPEPEPEPEAEPPSTPEPEPEISGCEYNGRIYPPGTTISETTGCMGSGMYCDENGQILVSDNFGFGCCERNGQYYEHGDTFTEGGGTCFCVGSQDAEPAPLNCTVCGENSSFRACGTGDCQSTCEVPAPICPAVCIAGCQCDPGFVLQNGECIPRSQCEGGGSDIGDCRGSWSTPEGCRGDDCDHSVSWTYNSDTDKIFFEMSARQTNDKWIGIGFSNDQRMPNSDVIVAAVATDGSVSITDRWATGHSMPGEDGSNNVENPLGSYNNGVINVNFTRQRITGDDKDLAFTDDDCLYMFYALGGTYNHASQTLSIHATTPTISEQKICIRGECPTEQGSGPCRSSPCRNDGICWEPGDGGFLCRCHLGYDGPTCENYTDPCQTDSNPCMNGGTCTYDDFGDVRYPSCTCPPGFTGRVCEIPVPAVCEASACKNGGDCLTAACSSGSEDCQPEISCVCPAGFTGYYCEFVFGMCGEDSCGNGGDCQQVPFESYYSCECPDGTAGARCQSTGIIDCSEPDIFWCDNGLCVHQNRTCNDEDNCGDRSDERGCPTGACKSYPCMNGASCCDLGDDEFSCLCPLGYLGETCDSFTDPCGSVNNPCANGGTCMSMDMGDGNRPEYSCQCPPGFTGMTCEIPLPTACEENTCQNGGDCVTTACSEDSLRHCEPGISCVCPAGFTGYRCEFVLGRCEDGEMNSCSDNGECIQVPCKDYYSCECRDGTAGARCESTGIIDCSEPGVFWCDNGLCVHQNRTCNDEDNCGDRSDERGCPTGACKSYPCMNGASCCDLGDDEYSCLCPLGYHGETCDSFADPCGSVNNPCANGGTRMSMDMGDGNRPEYSCQCAPGFTGMTCEIPLPSVCDENTCQNGGRCLTAACSEGSPGDCEPGISCVCPAGFTGYRCEFVLGRCEEGERDSCSDNGECMQVPCKDYYSCECRDGFDGPRCQMGETDVAIAGCSPIEVDICREVVPYNTTKFPNLLDHQSQQAFLSDTLTYQSVSFLMASGCHPMVQFGVCSAIVPECDRELIKPCKSFCYDIRQSCEPLLEQQGVAWPSALSCDDFPDLPDKCASPYDERVAMEVRLVNGTSANEGRVEIRLGSGEWGTVCDDSFDIQDANVVCRQLGYDIASSYKESSYFGRGSGSTWLNNVDCDGDEETLLDCGSDGWGVHNCPGHYEDAGVVCLSFQCSPIEVEMCRGAVPYNITAFPNLLGHMSQREFLTDSTSLQVINGLIDSNCHPEVQFAVCSAIVPRCDGTVRIEPCRSFCIDVRANCEQSITQQGHSWPAFLSCDGLTDLPDDCSTPYDKRVSLDVRLVGGASANEGRVEIRLGSGDWGTICDDNFDIKDANVVCRQLGYGIAVEHRDQAFFGEGSGDTWLDELQCTGDEDTLLDCESNIWGEHNCGHSEDVGVVCLDCTQPGVIPCDNGKCFLESQRCNREDNCLDRTDERDCSCAQFGELECRNGGCYRPSDRCDGFNDCGDWTDEDNCPSCFSSTNTLFHCQNRRCMHLSNICNDVDDCGDGSDESPDTCLYDCEDTFQCGDGQCRPQPWKCDGSRDCQDGSDENPENCDGSCKDYHFTCDDNQCIPLGLKCDGAEDCTDGSDERNCDYLATCGTRRIQPQRTRITYGDDADEGKWPWQAQLTRTVDDSFLCGGTLVGGQFLVTAAHCVEPFNSQISSNNPWWEAYGVVLGARRSAYSPSEEGRRVPGIRHAVVHKDYESGSNENDIAVFQLKSYEDNDYINSACLPETDTEFDTNSHCFVTGWGNTENGTLADILQEARVALIPDSACLSNVSYGPRFYQAEMICAGYWDGRVDTCQGDSGGPLVCAREDNRWYLTGVTSWGDGCGIPRKPGISTRVTNYIDWIKSIMNNTYACSWEGSYMCEDTEACIPASFRCDRKIDCENGDDERDCQDARPSSLDIRLVGGSTQYEGRVEIRNSDGSGVWGTICDDNFDINAANVVCRQLGYGLAMSYQHSAHFGEGNGSIWLDDVQCVGDEDSLLDCSSNDWGENNCGHFEDVGVVCSNTTSNASLEIRLVGGATEYEGRVEVRLDNGEWGTICDDDFDLTAANVVCRQLGYGKAESYGNSAEFGQGNGSIWLDDVRCAGDEESLLDCSSNGWGENNCGHYEDVGVVCSNTTGNVSLEIRLVGGASANEGRVEIRLGNGDWGTICDDGFDIQDANVICRQLGYGSAESYHESAVFGEGTGPIWLDEVECVGDEESLLDCSSDEWNQHNCGHYEDVGVVCLVQCEPLSIEMCRNVVPYNSTMFPNLLGHVSQQSFLTDQESVNTITALMNSGCHPDVGFAVCSALVPNCVDSTQASEAYVGFPSFQRATVRRFRAGSVIATLDTEFENTGQAPSTTQRAAATLQQHIDNNGGRLGNLSVSRVDTDPPPASCEPLPSGFSYCTSFVDYNYTAFPNSFNHMSQLDIFTSADFQGFGGMLGEMLLCYPNIYQVFCPAFLPKCEDGSQVFLCRSVCEKVNTACAPRGVSLPFSCDVFPADGTQECMTLASSSCEPVPTAFEYCTSVMDYNSTGFPNVFNHTSQLAVARSDEFRDFSLMLANFSFCYPNIYQIFCPTFLPKCENGSKVFLCRSVCEEVNAACAPQGVSLPFTCDAFPADGTQECLTLDIPTCQPIPHDRCENMPYTETFIPAGVPVEALVANADALFATVDRIAGCHAKLDEFACSFSFPPCTFTGIRYPCASFCNEIVDACTDVANATGVDWDSNFCAMLPPGSYEEDCFGPLAQCEPIEVGMCRNVVPYNTTTFPNLLGHVSQQSFLTDQDSVNTITALMNSGCHPDVEFAVCSALVPNCVDSMQSWSLLT; from the exons GTGTGTATCGCAGGGTGTCAATGTGACCCTGGGTTTGTACTGCAGAATGGGGAGTGTATTCCCAGGAGCCAATGCGAGGGCGGCGGAAGTGATATAG GAGACTGCCGTGGAAGCTGGAGCACGCCTGAAGGGTGTCGTGGTGATGACTGTGACCACTCAGTCTCCTGGACGTACAATTCTGACACCGATAAG ATCTTCTTTGAGATGAGCGCCAGACAGACAAATGACAAGTGGATAGGCATTGGCTTCTCCAACGACCAGCGTATG CCGAACAGTGATGTTATTGTTGCGGCGGTGGCAACCGACGGCAGCGTCTCCATTACTGATAG GTGGGCGACTGGACATAGTATGCCGGGAGAGGACGGTTCTAACAACGTGGAGAATCCACTGGGCTCATACAACAACGGTGTGATCAACGTCAACTTCACCCGTCAGCGTATTACAG GTGACGACAAGGATTTGGCATTCACTGACGATGACTGCCTTTACATGTTCTACGCGCTAGGGGGCACCTATAACCATGCCTCTCAAACCCTCTCAATTCATGCAACAACGCCGACCATCAGCGAACAGAAGATCTGTATCAGAGGGGAATGCCCGACAGAACAAG GTTCTGGTCCATGCAGAAGCTCCCCCTGCCGGAACGACGGCATCTGCTGGGAACCCGGGGATGGAGGGTTCCTGTGTCGGTGCCACCTGGGATATGACGGCCCCACCTGCGAGAACTACACCGACCCCTGTCAAACAGACAGCAACCCCTGTATGAACGGCGGAACCTGTACGTACGATGACTTCGGGGACGTAAGATACCCTTCCTGCACGTGTCCTCCAGGTTTCACTG GCAGGGTGTGTGAAATACCCGTACCGGCCGTCTGTGAGGCGAGCGCGTGTAAGAATGGAGGCGACTGTTTGACAGCGGCCTGTTCGTCCGGTTCAGAAGACTGCCAGCCGGAAATCAGCTGCGTCTGCCCGGCAGGTTTCACAGGGTACTACTGCGAGTTCGTCTTCGGGATGTGTGGCGAGGACAGTTGCGGCAATGGAGGCGACTGCCAACAGGTTCCGTTCGAAAGCTACTACAGTTGTGAATGCCCCGATG GTACCGCAGGGGCAAGATGTCAGTCAACTGGCATCATTG ATTGCTCCGAACCCGATATATTTTGGTGTGATAACGGCCTGTGTGTGCACCAGAACCGAACATGTAACGATGAAGACAACTGTGGGGACCGGAGCGACGAAAGAGGCTGTC CTACAGGAGCCTGCAAAAGCTATCCCTGTATGAACGGTGCAAGTTGCTGTGACTTGGGTGACGATGAGTTCTCGTGTCTTTGCCCCCTGGGTTACCTTGGGGAGACATGTGACAGCTTTACCGACCCTTGCGGATCAGTCAACAACCCCTGTGCAAACGGCGGGACATGCATGTCAATGGACATGGGGGACGGCAATCGCCCAGAGTACTCCTGCCAGTGCCCGCCAGGCTTCACAG GTATGACATGTGAAATTCCGTTACCAACTGCCTGCGAAGAGAACACATGTCAGAATGGCGGCGACTGTGTGACGACGGCCTGCTCTGAAGATTCACTAAGACACTGCGAACCGGGGATTAGTTGCGTCTGCCCGGCAGGTTTCACCGGTTACCGCTGCGAGTTTGTGCTCGGGAGGTGCGAGGACGGGGAGATGAACTCTTGCTCCGACAACGGCGAATGCATACAAGTCCCGTGTAAAGACTATTACAGCTGTGAATGCCGCGATG GTACCGCAGGGGCAAGATGTGAGTCAACTGGCATCATTG ATTGCTCCGAGCCTGGAGTATTTTGGTGTGATAACGGCCTGTGTGTGCACCAGAACCGAACATGTAACGATGAAGACAACTGCGGGGACCGGAGCGACGAAAGAGGCTGTC CAACAGGAGCCTGCAAAAGCTATCCCTGTATGAACGGTGCAAGTTGCTGTGACTTGGGTGACGATGAGTACTCGTGTCTTTGCCCCCTGGGATACCATGGAGAGACATGCGACAGCTTTGCCGACCCTTGCGGATCAGTCAACAACCCCTGTGCAAACGGCGGGACACGCATGTCAATGGACATGGGGGACGGCAATCGCCCAGAGTACTCCTGCCAGTGTGCACCAGGGTTCACAG GTATGACATGTGAAATCCCGTTACCATCTGTCTGCGATGAGAACacatgtcaaaatggcggccgctGTTTGACGGCGGCCTGCTCCGAAGGTTCACCAGGAGACTGCGAACCGGGGATTAGTTGCGTCTGCCCGGCAGGTTTCACCGGTTACCGCTGCGAGTTTGTGCTCGGGAGGTGCGAGGAAGGGGAGAGGGACTCTTGCTCCGACAATGGCGAATGCATGCAAGTCCCGTGTAAAGACTATTACAGCTGCGAATGCCGCGATG GTTTCGATGGACCTCGATGTCAAATGGGGGAAACAGATGTTGCAATTG CAGGTTGCAGTCCCATCGAGGTTGACATTTGCCGAGAAGTCGTCCCCTACAACACCACAAAGTTTCCCAATTTGTTGGATCACCAATCACAGCAGGCCTTCCTGAGCGATACATTAACATACCAATCAGTTTCCTTTTTAATGGCAAGTGGATGTCACCCTATGGTGCAGTTCGGCGTGTGTTCCGCAATCGTGCCAGAATGTGACCGTGAACTG ATAAAGCCCTGCAAATCCTTCTGTTACGACATAAGGCAGAGCTGCGAGCCTCTTCTCGAGCAGCAGGGGGTGGCGTGGCCATCCGCTCTGTCCTGCGATGACTTCCCAGACCTCCCAGACAAGTGTGCTTCTCCGTATGACGAAAGAG TGGCGATGGAAGTCCGTCTTGTAAACGGAACCAGCGCGAACGAGGGTCGTGTGGAGATCCGACTGGGTAGCGGAGAATGGGGCACCGTCTGTGATGACAGCTTTGACATCCAGGACGCTAACGTCGTCTGTAGACAACTCGGATATGACATCGCGTCGTCGTACAAAGAATCTTCTTATTTCGGGCGGGGAAGCGGTTCTACATGGCTGAACAATGTCGACTGTGACGGCGATGAGGAAACGTTGTTGGATTGTGGGTCGGACGGATGGGGGGTGCACAACTGTCCGGGTCACTATGAGGACGCTGGGGTTGTCTGTTTAT CGTTTCAATGCAGTCCGATAGAGGTTGAGATGTGCCGGGGAGCCGTGCCCTACAACATAACGGCTTTTCCGAATCTTTTGGGTCACATGTCTCAGCGGGAGTTCCTCACCGACTCGACAAGTCTTCAGGTCATCAATGGGCTGATAGACAGCAATTGCCACCCGGAGGTGCAGTTTGCCGTCTGCTCTGCAATCGTGCCGAGATGTGACGGCACTGTTCGG ATAGAACCATGTAGGTCGTTCTGTATTGACGTGAGGGCTAACTGTGAACAGAGTATCACGCAGCAGGGTCATTCGTGGCCAGCCTTCCTCTCGTGCGATGGCCTCACAGACCTTCCAGATGATTGCTCCACCCCCTATGATAAAAGAG TGTCATTGGACGTTCGCCTTGTCGGAGGAGCAAGCGCAAATGAGGGACGTGTAGAGATCCGGTTGGGTAGCGGAGACTGGGGCACCATCTGTGACGACAACTTTGACATCAAGGACGCTAACGTCGTCTGCAGGCAACTCGGATACGGCATCGCGGTGGAACACAGGGACCAAGCATTCTTCGGGGAAGGCAGCGGCGACACTTGGTTAGACGAACTTCAATGTACCGGCGATGAAGACACTTTGCTTGACTGTGAATCGAACATCTGGGGCGAACACAATTGCGGCCACTCTGAAGACGTTGGGGTTGTTTGTTTAG ATTGCACCCAACCTGGTGTGATTCCGTGTGACAACGGGAAGTGTTTCCTGGAGAGTCAACGATGTAACAGGGAGGACAACTGTCTGGACCGGACTGACGAGAGAGACTGCA GCTGTGCTCAGTTTGGAGAGCTGGAGTGCCGAAATGGGGGCTGCTACAGGCCTTCTGACCGATGTGATGGCTTTAACGACTGTGGTGACTGGACAGACGAGGACAACTGCC CTTCCTGCTTCAGTTCCACCAACACGCTTTTCCACTGCCAGAACAGAAGATGTATGCATCTGTCAAACATTTGTAACGACGTGGACGACTGTGGGGATGGATCAGACGAGTCCCCAGATACCTGTCTTTACG ACTGTGAAGACACCTTTCAATGCGGGGACGGGCAATGCAGACCGCAGCCATGGAAGTGTGATGGAAGCCGAGATTGCCAAGATGGAAGCGACGAAAATCCAGAAAACTGCG ATGGCTCTTGCAAGGATTACCATTTCACGTGTGATGACAACCAGTGCATTCCATTGGGTTTGAAATGTGATGGTGCTGAGGACTGTACAGACGGTTCTGATGAGCGTAATTGTGACTACC TCGCTACCTGTGGTACGAGACGCATCCAACCACAGAGGACCAGAATAACATATGGAGATGACGCAGATGAGGGAAAGTGGCCATGGCAGGCTCAGCTGACCCGAACAGTAGACGACAGCTTTTTGTGTGGAGGGACACTAGTCGGAGGACAGTTTCTCGTGACGGCTGCACACTGCGTGGAACCATTCAACTCTCAAAT CTCTTCCAACAACCCTTGGTGGGAAGCCTACGGTGTCGTGCTGGGCGCTCGGCGCAGTGCGTACTCTCCGTCTGAAGAAGGGAGAAGAGTGCCTG GTATCAGACATGCAGTTGTCCACAAAGACTACGAATCGGGTAGCAATGAGAACGACATTGCCGTATTCCAATTGAAATCCTACGAAGACAACGACTACATCAACAGCGCATGCCTTCCGGAAACGGACACCGAGTTTGACACCAATTCTCACTGCTTCGTCACGGGTTGGGGGAACACGGAAA ATGGTACACTGGCAGACATTCTGCAAGAGGCCAGGGTCGCCCTCATACCAGACAGCGCCTGTCTGTCGAATGTGTCGTACGGACCACGGTTCTACCAGGCGGAGATGATCTGTGCAGGCTACTGGGACGGCAGGGTGGACACCTGTCAAGGGGATTCAG GTGGACCATTGGTTTGTGCGAGGGAGGATAACCGATGGTACCTGACCGGAGTTACCAGTTGGGGCGATGGTTGCGGCATTCCTAGGAAACCGGGAATATCCACCAGGGTCACCAACTACATTGACTGGATAAAGAGCATCATGAACAACACTTACG CTTGTAGCTGGGAAGGAAGTTACATGTGTGAGGACACCGAGGCCTGTATCCCTGCCAGTTTCCGGTGCGACCGCAAGATAGATTGTGAGAACGGGGATGACGAACGGGATTGTCAAG ATGCACGTCCATCGTCCT TGGACATACGGCTGGTTGGAGGGTCAACTCAATACGAGGGTCGTGTGGAGATCCGGAACAGCGATGGTAGCGGAGTATGGGGCACGATCTGCGACgataactttgacatcaacgCCGCTAACGTCGTCTGCAGGCAACTCGGATATGGACTGGCAATGTCGTACCAACACTCTGCTCATTTCGGGGAGGGTAACGGTTCTATTTGGTTGGACGATGTGCAGTGTGTGGGAGATGAGGATAGTTTACTGGACTGTTCATCCAACGATTGGGGTGAAAACAACTGCGGCCACTTTGAAGACGTCGGGGTCGTCTGTTCAA ATACAACAAGCAACGCCTCTT TGGAAATACGGCTTGTTGGAGGGGCGACGGAATACGAGGGACGCGTAGAGGTACGGCTAGATAACGGAGAATGGGGTACGATCTGCGACGATGACTTTGACCTCACCGCCGCAAACGTCGTCTGCAGGCAACTCGGATATGGCAAGGCGGAATCGTATGGAAACTCTGCTGAATTCGGGCAGGGTAACGGTTCTATTTGGTTAGACGACGTGCGGTGTGCGGGAGATGAGGAGAGTTTACTGGACTGTTCATCCAACGGCTGGGGTGAAAACAACTGCGGCCACTATGAAGATGTGGGGGTCGTCTGTTCAA ATACAACAGGCAACGTGTCTT TGGAAATACGGCTTGTTGGAGGAGCCAGCGCGAACGAGGGACGTGTAGAGATCCGGTTGGGTAACGGAGACTGGGGCACCATCTGTGATGATGGCTTTGACATCCAGGACGCTAACGTCATCTGCAGGCAGCTCGGATACGGCAGCGCAGAGTCGTACCACGAATCTGCCGTTTTCGGGGAAGGTACTGGTCCAATTTGGTTAGACGAGGTTGAATGCGTCGGAGATGAGGAGAGTTTACTAGACTGTTCATCAGATGAATGGAACCAACACAACTGCGGCCACTATGAAGACGTTGGAGTCGTATGCTTGG taCAATGTGAGCCCCTCAGCATCGAGATGTGCAGAAATGTTGTGCCGTACAACAGCACAATGTTCCCCAACCTGCTGGGCCATGTTTCCCAGCAGTCTTTCCTTACCGACCAGGAAAGTGTCAACACAATCACGGCTCTGATGAACAGTGGCTGCCATCCTGATGTAGGATTTGCCGTCTGCTCTGCACTGGTACCAAACTGTGTCGACTCGACTCAG GCATCCGAAGCCTATGTAGGCTTTCCCAGCTTCCAACGGGCAACCGTAAGGCGCTTTCG CGCCGGGAGCGTGATTGCGACTCTTGACACAGAATTTGAGAACACTGGACAAGCTCCAAGCACCACACAGAGGGCTGCAGCAACCCTCCAGCAGCACATCGACAATAACGGAGGACGCCTCGGTAACCTGAGTGTGAGCCGAGTGGACACTGATCCACCCCCAG CTTCATGTGAGCCATTGCCAAGTGGATTCTCATACTGCACTTCTTTCGTCGATTATAACTACACTGCATTCCCCAACTCGTTCAACCATATGTCTCAGCTGGACATCTTCACATCAGCCGATTTTCAAGGTTTCGGGGGCATGTTGGGAGAAATGCTACTTTGCTATCCGAACATTTATCAGGTTTTCTGCCCAGCCTTCCTGCCCAAGTGTGAAGATGGTTCTCAG GTTTTCCTGTGTAGAAGCGTCTGTGAGAAGGTAAACACGGCATGCGCCCCGCGAGGAGTGTCTTTGCCATTTTCCTGTGACGTCTTCCCTGCTGATGGAACCCAGGAGTGTATGACCTTAG CGTCATCTTCATGTGAACCGGTGCCAACCGCATTCGAATACTGCACTTCTGTTATGGATTATAACTCCACTGGATTCCCCAACGTGTTCAACCATACCTCGCAGCTGGCTGTCGCAAGATCAGACGAGTTTCGAGACTTCTCACTCATGTTGGCCAACTTCTCTTTCTGCTATCCGAACATTTATCAGATTTTCTGCCCAACGTTCCTGCCCAAATGTGAAAATGGTTCTAAG GTTTTCCTGTGTAGAAGTGTCTGTGAAGAGGTAAACGCAGCATGCGCCCCGCAAGGAGTGTCTCTGCCGTTTACCTGTGACGCTTTCCCAGCTGATGGAACCCAGGAGTGTCTAACCTTAG ATATACCAACGTGTCAGCCAATACCTCACGACCGTTGTGAAAACATGCCCTACACAGAAACTTTCATACCTGCTGGAGTGCCGGTTGAAGCTTTAGTTGCAAATGCAGACGCGCTCTTCGCAACAGTGGACCGGATTGCGGGTTGCCATGCGAAGTTAGACGAGTTCGCATGCTCATTCTCATTTCCACCGTGCACGTTTACGGGAATTAG ATATCCCTGCGCATCCTTCTGCAATGAGATAGTTGACGCCTGTACAGATGTGGCCAACGCAACTGGTGTTGACTGGGACTCTAATTTCTGTGCCATGCTTCCACCAGGCAGCTATGAAGAGGACTGCTTTGGGCCTCTAG CCCAATGTGAGCCGATTGAAGTTGGCATGTGCAGAAATGTTGTGCCGTACAACACCACAACGTTCCCCAACTTGCTGGGCCATGTTTCCCAGCAGTCTTTCCTTACCGACCAGGACAGTGTCAACACAATCACGGCTCTGATGAACAGTGGCTGCCATCCTGATGTTGAATTTGCCGTCTGCTCTGCACTGGTGCCCAACTGTGTTGACTCAATGCAG TCGTGGTCTCTGCTGACTTGA